The Lysinibacillus pakistanensis genome includes a window with the following:
- a CDS encoding IclR family transcriptional regulator produces MIQSIERAMLVINMLARHPKRFFSVQEIFNETELPTSTIYRILYTLESFDLVERNDNKKEFRLGYTWLQLGMKMYHETDLREKAHPLLENLAYNVRETIYLSIAKQFASIIIDRIDSPKNVRIIDMIGEKIPYPIGAPNKVLLAFSRSDLQQQFLKQLEEQEKEELIENLKGVKDKGFAISFGEKTKGTVSIAAPIFDSNKQPIAAISAECFEYDTDAEKLESITQEVMKTAQQLSHELGYI; encoded by the coding sequence ATGATTCAATCAATAGAAAGAGCAATGTTAGTCATAAATATGCTGGCAAGACATCCAAAACGTTTTTTTTCTGTGCAGGAAATTTTTAACGAAACAGAATTACCAACTAGCACAATTTACAGAATATTATATACATTAGAAAGCTTTGATTTAGTTGAGAGGAATGACAATAAAAAGGAATTTAGATTAGGCTATACTTGGTTGCAGCTTGGCATGAAAATGTATCACGAAACAGATCTCAGGGAAAAAGCGCATCCTCTCTTAGAAAACCTTGCCTATAATGTTCGTGAAACTATCTACTTAAGTATTGCGAAACAGTTTGCATCCATTATTATTGATCGAATTGATAGTCCTAAAAATGTTCGTATTATTGATATGATTGGCGAGAAAATCCCATATCCTATTGGAGCTCCTAATAAAGTGTTGCTTGCATTCTCTAGAAGTGATCTACAGCAGCAATTTTTGAAACAGCTTGAGGAGCAAGAGAAAGAAGAATTGATTGAGAATCTTAAAGGTGTGAAGGATAAAGGCTTTGCCATAAGCTTTGGGGAAAAAACAAAGGGGACAGTATCAATAGCAGCACCTATTTTTGATTCAAATAAACAACCCATTGCAGCAATTAGTGCAGAGTGTTTTGAATACGATACAGATGCTGAAAAATTAGAGAGTATAACACAGGAGGTCATGAAAACGGCACAGCAGCTATCACATGAATTAGGATATATATAA
- a CDS encoding ABC transporter substrate-binding protein gives MSTFLSKNKTLFYLLSLYCHQKGSTFNQQQLAALLHISTKQLNRYLKLFQQHNWLTYQAGNGRGHLSKIQWHQDIEKMIVDAMKPHISVMTMMDWEELFAFPHLTDSLAISLKQLYQQNITNNILYNERLIVPIYHPIYNLQPNQVNDAYSAALLSNITNRLVEADTNGAIIPSLAHHWKMNGQKLRLYLRKNVTFHNGDLLTAKDVAWCLCQLLHLPLWKPIQEITIVDTWTIDIILSESCTYVLDLLTDIQSSIYKIEDNVVYGTGSFAISTYTDDQIILKAYDNYFGMKALLQTVELNLLPKTLNSFFQTNFSTSIHHKKMNIQNGICAIILNKNTEVCSTKAQRQHLKNIIHKHLFTLLQKDSSLKNHLSYFSSSIPPLCRNENLKIAVSKKKSKLNQLLVSSFKRYGFQPQVDTLTLSQYIKYSLQQLNHDVFVYTNVVSIPTAFHKLQAMFSPDSPIYKVCKDDLYFSNILNQFKCASKTEWPLLYDALNDYLMEEAILIPLFTNIDEIPFAHDILELNFNYLGYIDFSTIWYDKEESL, from the coding sequence ATGTCCACCTTTCTTTCAAAAAATAAAACACTTTTCTATTTACTTTCACTTTATTGCCATCAAAAAGGTAGCACTTTCAATCAACAGCAATTAGCAGCTTTACTACATATTAGTACGAAGCAATTAAATCGTTATCTTAAATTATTTCAGCAACACAATTGGCTAACTTATCAAGCAGGAAATGGACGCGGACACTTATCCAAAATTCAATGGCACCAGGATATTGAAAAAATGATTGTAGATGCTATGAAACCTCATATTTCAGTAATGACGATGATGGATTGGGAAGAGTTATTTGCATTTCCCCATTTAACAGATTCTCTAGCTATAAGCTTAAAGCAACTATATCAACAAAATATTACAAATAACATCCTATATAATGAACGATTGATAGTGCCAATCTATCACCCTATTTATAATCTTCAACCCAATCAAGTGAATGATGCTTATAGTGCCGCACTTTTATCCAATATTACAAATCGTCTGGTCGAAGCAGATACTAATGGTGCTATTATTCCGTCTCTCGCTCATCACTGGAAAATGAATGGTCAAAAATTGCGTCTTTATCTGCGAAAAAATGTTACTTTCCACAATGGTGATTTACTAACAGCAAAAGACGTCGCATGGTGTTTATGCCAATTACTTCACCTTCCTCTATGGAAGCCTATTCAAGAAATCACAATCGTGGATACGTGGACAATAGATATTATTCTTTCGGAATCTTGCACATACGTGCTAGACTTACTGACCGATATTCAATCAAGTATTTATAAAATTGAAGATAATGTCGTTTACGGAACAGGTTCATTTGCAATTTCTACATATACAGACGATCAAATTATATTAAAAGCTTATGATAATTATTTTGGTATGAAGGCTTTATTGCAAACAGTGGAATTAAACTTACTACCCAAAACCTTAAATTCATTTTTTCAAACAAATTTCTCTACTTCTATTCATCATAAAAAGATGAATATCCAAAATGGGATTTGTGCCATTATATTAAATAAAAATACAGAGGTTTGTTCAACTAAAGCTCAAAGACAGCACTTAAAAAACATCATACATAAGCATTTATTTACATTGCTTCAAAAGGATTCATCCTTAAAAAATCATTTAAGCTATTTTAGTAGTAGTATTCCACCACTATGTAGAAATGAAAATTTAAAAATTGCTGTTTCTAAAAAAAAGAGCAAATTGAACCAACTATTAGTTTCATCTTTTAAACGATATGGTTTTCAACCACAAGTGGATACATTAACCCTATCTCAATATATTAAATATAGTCTACAACAGCTTAATCATGATGTATTTGTGTATACGAATGTTGTATCTATTCCAACAGCCTTTCATAAATTACAGGCTATGTTCAGCCCAGACTCTCCTATTTATAAAGTCTGCAAAGATGATTTATATTTTAGCAATATACTTAACCAATTCAAATGTGCTTCAAAAACAGAATGGCCATTACTGTATGATGCTCTAAACGACTATTTAATGGAAGAAGCAATTTTGATACCATTATTTACAAATATTGATGAAATACCTTTTGCTCATGATATTTTAGAATTAAACTTTAATTACTTAGGGTATATTGATTTTTCAACCATTTGGTATGATAAGGAGGAATCTTTATGA
- a CDS encoding MFS transporter, whose product MKKSLETWRYPVILLCSIGISSIGGWIYFIALNLIVLKLTESALAVSGLYIVRACSSLLTNFWSGSLIDRFNKKNLMIILNLFQSILIVLLPFFSSLVSIYALVFIITAASSMYHPTSMTYITKLIPIAQRKRFNSLRSLLDSGAFLTGPAIAGLLFTLGTPNMAIYLNAIALSLSACITFKMPNVEAHEKFDSVTEKASLYRVLLHDWQMVIRFSLKNRYVMLIYMLFSATVVLMTATDSLEAAFATQVLALSEGQYGMLVSLAGVGVLIGSLTNSAFVEKIPTPWLIGMGSLITALGYLVFTSSFTFLIAALGCFLLSFATAFANTGFYTFYQNNIPSKIMGRIGSIYGFFEALFIIVFTAIFGLVAEWMTIRVVVISASYMMLFIAVILLLLTIQRSKRSYYQGIVSSRKQ is encoded by the coding sequence ATGAAAAAATCTTTAGAGACATGGCGCTATCCTGTCATCCTATTGTGTAGTATTGGTATCTCTAGTATTGGTGGATGGATCTATTTTATCGCCTTAAATCTCATTGTTTTAAAGCTTACAGAATCAGCTCTTGCTGTCTCTGGCTTGTATATTGTAAGAGCATGCTCATCCTTGCTCACAAACTTTTGGTCAGGAAGCCTAATAGATCGTTTTAATAAGAAAAATTTAATGATTATTTTAAACCTTTTTCAATCTATACTAATCGTTTTACTCCCTTTCTTTTCTAGCTTAGTATCGATTTATGCCTTAGTGTTTATCATTACAGCAGCTAGCTCTATGTATCATCCAACTTCTATGACTTATATCACTAAATTGATACCTATAGCACAACGAAAACGTTTTAATTCATTGCGTAGCCTTCTCGATTCTGGGGCATTTCTAACTGGGCCTGCTATTGCTGGTTTGCTTTTTACACTTGGGACACCCAATATGGCAATATACTTAAATGCAATTGCTTTATCTCTATCAGCCTGTATAACCTTTAAAATGCCAAATGTTGAAGCCCATGAAAAATTTGATAGTGTTACAGAAAAAGCATCACTTTATCGTGTATTACTGCATGATTGGCAAATGGTCATACGCTTTAGCTTAAAAAATCGCTACGTAATGCTAATCTATATGTTGTTTAGTGCTACCGTCGTCTTGATGACAGCAACTGATTCTTTAGAGGCAGCTTTTGCAACACAAGTACTAGCTTTATCAGAGGGGCAATATGGAATGTTAGTCAGTCTCGCAGGAGTAGGTGTTTTAATTGGCTCTTTAACCAATTCAGCTTTTGTTGAAAAAATTCCTACTCCATGGCTAATCGGTATGGGGTCTCTTATAACAGCATTAGGCTATTTAGTGTTTACTTCATCCTTTACTTTTCTTATTGCAGCTTTGGGATGCTTTCTATTGTCATTTGCAACGGCTTTTGCGAATACAGGGTTTTATACATTTTATCAAAATAACATTCCTTCTAAGATCATGGGCCGAATTGGAAGTATTTATGGATTCTTTGAAGCTCTTTTTATTATTGTATTTACTGCTATATTTGGTTTAGTTGCTGAATGGATGACAATCCGTGTAGTTGTCATTAGTGCTTCCTATATGATGTTGTTTATCGCTGTTATACTACTATTGTTAACAATACAACGTTCAAAAAGAAGCTATTATCAAGGTATTGTGAGTAGTAGGAAACAGTAA
- a CDS encoding quinone oxidoreductase family protein — MKAVILNEFGSADVLQYVECPIPSISSGEVLIRTTYTSVNFADIKNRTGNKAKANFPMILGLDVAGVVEKVFDERSMFKKGDLVIAFPKNGTYAEFVVAKERLVFRIPNGVPVEKAAAAPTVLFLSYLLTHQIAPIQKSDAVLIHAASGGVGTMLIQMAKNLGARKIIGTVSKMDKASIVYELGAHQVLTYENFSEQVNDYTDGLGVNIIFDSIAGNITEESLSCLAPYGTLVQFGNSGGRAGQVMTSDLHNSCRNIKGFSLGTTRKLKPELLQQVAQNIFTILKNEDFQVPVAKVFALEDMQEAHKLMESRQHQGKILIKI, encoded by the coding sequence ATGAAGGCTGTGATTTTGAATGAGTTTGGCTCTGCTGATGTTTTGCAATATGTAGAATGCCCAATACCTAGTATAAGTTCTGGGGAGGTATTAATACGTACAACCTACACAAGTGTAAATTTTGCTGATATTAAAAACAGAACAGGGAATAAGGCTAAAGCCAATTTTCCAATGATTTTAGGCTTAGATGTAGCAGGGGTAGTTGAAAAGGTTTTTGATGAGAGAAGTATGTTTAAAAAAGGAGATCTTGTTATTGCATTTCCGAAAAATGGAACCTATGCAGAATTTGTAGTGGCAAAGGAGCGGCTAGTATTTCGTATTCCTAATGGTGTGCCAGTGGAGAAGGCAGCCGCAGCTCCAACAGTTTTATTTTTATCCTATCTGTTGACACATCAAATTGCGCCAATTCAAAAAAGTGATGCTGTTTTAATTCATGCAGCTTCTGGCGGAGTAGGGACAATGCTTATTCAAATGGCCAAAAATCTAGGGGCAAGAAAGATTATTGGAACGGTTAGTAAAATGGATAAAGCAAGTATTGTTTATGAGCTTGGTGCACATCAGGTGTTAACCTATGAGAATTTTAGTGAGCAAGTCAATGACTATACAGATGGACTTGGTGTAAATATCATTTTTGATTCTATTGCGGGCAATATAACGGAAGAAAGCTTAAGCTGTTTAGCTCCATATGGTACCCTTGTGCAATTTGGGAATAGCGGTGGTAGAGCTGGGCAAGTCATGACCTCAGATTTACATAATAGCTGCCGGAATATCAAGGGCTTTAGTCTAGGAACTACCCGAAAGCTTAAGCCTGAGTTATTGCAGCAGGTTGCCCAAAATATTTTTACTATATTAAAGAATGAGGACTTCCAAGTACCAGTTGCTAAAGTTTTCGCATTAGAGGATATGCAGGAAGCGCATAAGTTAATGGAAAGTCGTCAGCATCAAGGAAAGATTTTAATAAAAATATAA
- a CDS encoding alanine/glycine:cation symporter family protein gives MDFATLTGKIAGILWSNALVYLCLGAGVYFSLLMKFPQLRLFKDMITQLFDRKNSANGVSSFQSFAMALGGRVGIGNIAGVATAIYFGGPGAIFWMWVIAFLGAGAAYIESALAQVWKQEIAGEYRGGPAYYIEKGLKNKPFAILFAIATILATGFTGSGVQAFNIADSTKNAFGISPIITGIIVSAIFGFAIFGGIKRVGKVAEYAVPFMATAYILLAFVILFINIKEVPAIFALIFSSAFNLNAAFGAVFGNAIMWGVKRGAYSNEAGQGTGAQAAGTAEVSHPAKQGLVQAFSVYVDTLLVCTATAIMIISTGSYNIAHPNGGFIIENLPGVEAGTAFAQEAINSFIPGLGSPFVAIAVFFFAITTMLAFGVYTESNVAYLFKNNKNFPTIAIVVKVLLVISIFFGTIRSSSTAWNLADIGVGTLAWLNLIAIILLTKPGIATLRDYEEQKKMGLDPVFIPERCGIKDAELWTEITEKNYPDQLAALKEKVGDFK, from the coding sequence ATGGATTTTGCCACTTTAACAGGGAAAATAGCAGGGATCTTATGGAGTAATGCTTTAGTTTATCTTTGTTTAGGAGCTGGCGTTTACTTCTCGCTTCTTATGAAGTTTCCCCAGCTACGTCTTTTTAAAGATATGATTACACAATTGTTTGATAGAAAAAATTCAGCTAATGGCGTTTCATCTTTTCAAAGCTTTGCTATGGCATTAGGTGGACGTGTTGGTATTGGGAATATCGCAGGGGTAGCTACAGCTATTTATTTCGGAGGACCTGGAGCTATATTTTGGATGTGGGTCATTGCCTTTTTAGGAGCTGGTGCTGCCTATATTGAATCAGCTTTAGCACAAGTTTGGAAACAAGAAATTGCGGGAGAATATCGTGGAGGACCAGCCTACTATATCGAAAAGGGGCTAAAAAACAAGCCATTTGCTATACTTTTTGCCATCGCTACTATTTTAGCAACTGGTTTCACTGGCTCTGGTGTCCAAGCCTTTAACATTGCAGATTCTACAAAAAATGCATTCGGTATTTCACCAATAATCACAGGTATTATTGTTTCTGCAATATTTGGATTTGCTATTTTTGGCGGTATTAAAAGAGTTGGTAAAGTTGCTGAGTATGCTGTACCGTTTATGGCAACGGCTTACATCCTTCTTGCATTCGTCATTTTATTTATCAATATCAAAGAAGTACCTGCTATATTTGCTTTAATTTTTAGCTCGGCCTTTAATTTAAATGCTGCATTCGGGGCTGTGTTTGGGAATGCAATTATGTGGGGAGTAAAAAGAGGTGCTTATTCAAATGAGGCGGGTCAAGGTACAGGAGCACAAGCAGCCGGCACCGCAGAGGTATCTCATCCTGCCAAACAAGGGCTTGTTCAAGCATTCTCTGTCTATGTAGATACATTACTTGTTTGTACAGCAACAGCCATTATGATTATCTCCACAGGTAGTTACAATATTGCCCATCCTAATGGTGGATTTATAATCGAGAATCTTCCAGGAGTTGAAGCTGGTACTGCTTTCGCTCAAGAGGCAATCAACTCATTTATCCCTGGCTTAGGAAGCCCGTTTGTAGCTATCGCTGTATTTTTCTTTGCGATTACTACTATGCTTGCTTTTGGGGTATATACAGAAAGTAATGTTGCTTACTTATTTAAAAACAATAAAAACTTTCCGACTATTGCAATTGTTGTAAAAGTATTATTGGTTATTTCCATCTTTTTTGGAACTATTCGTTCATCCTCAACTGCTTGGAATCTTGCGGATATTGGTGTAGGTACTCTTGCTTGGTTAAACCTAATTGCTATTATCCTCTTAACAAAGCCAGGTATTGCTACGTTAAGAGATTATGAAGAACAAAAGAAGATGGGCCTTGATCCAGTCTTTATTCCAGAAAGATGCGGCATTAAAGATGCAGAATTATGGACTGAAATTACTGAAAAGAACTATCCAGATCAATTAGCAGCATTAAAAGAAAAAGTTGGCGATTTTAAATAA
- a CDS encoding M20/M25/M40 family metallo-hydrolase, giving the protein MNTYMWNTPEKLRALLCEIVSWESRTLTKGENEFAYKLKDKLLTLPYYKKHPEFIELHDAGLGRNAVTALYKHPTATETVVLISHFDTVHTEEYGELEPLAFYPEELTKKLMEPKYKKDLPEAARIDLESGNYLFGRGTMDMKMGLALHMQLIEKASFEQWPINLILTAVPDEEVNSAGMRAAVVELVRLREQHGLTYKLFLNSEPSFSQGPSDTNEYIYSGTIGKIMPAALFYGKETHVGEPLKGMTANFIASYMTQHMEWNPLFRETDLGESTPLPVSLQLKDLKMEYSTQTPYRAAALYNVFLLKRTAAEVMAIFEQVALQAMAACNEHYQEICTREKVQGVGDVKVLRYEALLEHATHKLGAEEVHTIKQQVLQHSEWDDREKSIRIVDQLMIRCQELAPATVLLYAPPYYPAINSSNHPLVIQSIELMKKTAQTFDVEVEQIHYFNGICDLSYVNYTDDSNEWLAFERNTPVWGDTYSIPFKEMTALQGPVLNVGPFGKDAHQKTERLHVDSAFKEMPIMIDTLIKSLF; this is encoded by the coding sequence ATGAATACTTATATGTGGAATACACCTGAAAAACTACGTGCCCTACTTTGTGAAATTGTTAGCTGGGAAAGCAGAACTTTAACAAAGGGAGAAAATGAATTCGCCTATAAATTAAAAGATAAATTGTTAACGCTTCCATACTATAAAAAACATCCTGAGTTCATTGAGCTACACGATGCAGGACTTGGAAGAAATGCTGTTACGGCCTTATATAAGCATCCAACGGCAACAGAAACAGTTGTGTTAATAAGTCACTTTGATACAGTGCATACGGAGGAATATGGAGAGCTAGAGCCATTAGCTTTTTATCCAGAAGAATTAACTAAAAAGTTGATGGAACCTAAATATAAAAAAGATTTGCCAGAGGCAGCTAGAATTGATTTGGAGTCAGGCAATTATTTGTTTGGACGTGGCACAATGGATATGAAAATGGGACTGGCATTACACATGCAGTTGATTGAAAAAGCAAGCTTTGAGCAATGGCCCATTAATCTGATTTTAACAGCTGTTCCCGATGAGGAAGTCAACTCTGCTGGAATGAGAGCAGCAGTTGTAGAGCTTGTGAGACTACGAGAACAACATGGTTTAACTTATAAATTATTTTTAAATAGTGAACCGTCCTTTTCACAAGGGCCATCCGATACAAATGAATATATCTATTCAGGGACAATTGGTAAGATCATGCCTGCTGCACTGTTTTATGGTAAGGAAACCCATGTAGGTGAACCATTAAAAGGGATGACAGCTAACTTTATTGCTTCCTATATGACACAGCATATGGAGTGGAATCCACTTTTTCGTGAAACAGATTTGGGTGAAAGCACACCATTACCAGTCTCTTTACAATTAAAAGATTTGAAAATGGAGTATTCTACACAAACACCATACCGTGCGGCAGCACTTTACAATGTCTTTTTGTTAAAGCGGACAGCTGCGGAAGTCATGGCTATTTTTGAGCAAGTGGCGTTACAGGCTATGGCTGCTTGTAATGAGCACTATCAGGAAATTTGTACACGAGAAAAAGTCCAGGGTGTGGGCGACGTAAAGGTATTACGTTACGAGGCACTATTGGAGCACGCTACTCATAAATTAGGGGCTGAAGAAGTTCATACCATTAAACAGCAAGTTCTGCAGCATAGTGAATGGGATGATCGTGAAAAATCGATTCGCATCGTAGATCAGCTCATGATTCGCTGTCAGGAATTAGCACCAGCGACGGTACTGTTATATGCACCACCCTACTACCCTGCCATTAATTCATCCAATCATCCATTAGTGATACAGTCGATTGAATTGATGAAAAAGACGGCACAAACTTTCGACGTTGAAGTGGAGCAAATTCACTATTTTAATGGTATTTGTGATTTAAGCTATGTGAACTATACAGATGATTCCAATGAGTGGCTAGCATTTGAACGGAACACACCAGTATGGGGCGATACGTATAGTATTCCATTTAAAGAAATGACAGCCCTACAAGGTCCTGTGTTAAATGTCGGTCCATTTGGCAAGGATGCACACCAAAAAACAGAAAGATTGCATGTAGATAGTGCTTTTAAAGAAATGCCTATAATGATTGATACGTTAATTAAAAGTTTATTTTAA